Within Triticum dicoccoides isolate Atlit2015 ecotype Zavitan chromosome 1B, WEW_v2.0, whole genome shotgun sequence, the genomic segment CAGATCCCGTCCAGAGTCGAGCGCGCAGCCCGGCACAAAGGCTTGCCGAGAGAAGCTCCGGCGAGACAGGCTCAACGAGAGGTATGTTCCAGAGTTGAGAGTTTCAGTTCTATGACTGAAAATCAGTCTCCCACTGCTTCAGTGGCCGACGTGTTCACTAGTAGCCCCACCAAATCTGATCAGCTCTGATCCACCAGGTTCAGTGAGCTCTGCGCCGTCTTGGAGCCCGGGAAGCCACCCAAGGCCGACAAGGTCGCCATCCTCAGCGACGCCACCCGCCTCCTGGACCAGCTGCGCGCCGAGGCCCAGAAGCTCAAGGCCTCAAACGAGTCACTCCAGGACTCCATCAAGAGCCTCAAGGTAAACCAGCAACGCGTTGCACTCTGCACCATTCATTCATCGTACAGAAAAGCTCAGGATCTCATGGTTGGATGTGGCCGTATGTATGCAGTCCGAGAAGTCGGAGCTGCGGGACGAGAAGACGAAGCTGAAGGCCGAGAGGGAGAGGCTGGAGCAGATGCTCAAGGGCGTCAGCGCGGCTGCGGCCGCCGCCCCGCGGCAGTTCGTCCCGCACCCGGCCGCCGCGGCCGCGCCGCAGTTCCACCCCGCCGCAGCTTACGCGCACGCCGGCAAGTTCGTCCCGGCGTACGCCGCGGGCTACCCGCCGCCGGCCGCTTTCTGGCAGTGGATACCGCCGACGTCGCTGGACACGTCCAAGGACCCCGCGCACTGGCCGCCGGTCGCGTGATTCATCAGCTCGATGACGCACGCACGGCGGCGATCGTCGGAGGATAAGCGTGTGTTGAAGCTTGCTCGTACCGTAGAAGTTGACCGAAGCGCGCGCCCGGAGATAACGTCGGGTTGCTGATGATTGTGTAGCGGTTACTATGATTGTGCTGTGGATATAATGATCCAGGGCTCGCCTGATGCGGATTCCTGGTGATCATTGCTCATTGGAGCAGTCTATGTAACAGCTCTAGTGTGATAGCGATGAATATGGTTCATAATTATAGGGTCGATGATGCTTATATAGGGAACGATGAAAATTGTGTCCTGCTTTGGATGACATTAACGCAAATATAGGAAGAATCATACACGTGCAAGAAAACAAAATGATAATCGAGcttgacaaaaaatattgcattgAGTTTGATAATGCCGCTCTTCTACATTGTAACCCAACTTTACTCAAGCAAGCTTACCGAAGGTGATTATTTACCATCAAATTAGTCCGCCTGGCCCTCAATAGCGCCCTCGACCATTTGTATGTTCCTCAATGTTTCTTCTATCATGACATTTGCAAGCTTATCGGCGTGGCCGACATGGCTCTCTGTTTGCTCGTCGTGGTCGGGGATTCCTTGCTGGCTATCCGCACTGAAGTTGGAGTCACTTGCTCGTGGAGAAGTGACAATGATGACAGTTTGTGGACGGCCTTGGCGGTGTTTCTATCCACGGTTGCATGTGTGGGTCTTGTAGGAAGCCAGATCGGCCGAAGGTGCCCTTTGTGGGCGTGTCGTAGCGATTTTTTCCCGATTTTCTGTAATTAGCCAGGTAATTCTCTTCTGAGCCCTTTGAACTTCTGTGAAAAAAAAGGTGACGGACAAGACGTTCAAGTTCAAGTAACAATCGGTAGATAGTTACAGGTTCATGGTTTCACCATATAAAGATATGCCAAAAGAGACTGCCGCTCAAAGTCTACTCCGCGCCACCGCCTTGGCCCCCTTCCATTCTCCCATCTCGCGGCCTTGTGAGGATGGCCCCTCTTGTTTTCCTCAGTTTTAGTAGATCATTGTTTCCCATATGTTTTGGTACCCTGGCGTTGGTGGCATCGTGAGGTGGTTGTGATGATGGCGTGTTGAAATAAAGTCGCTTCAACCTCTCCCTATCTCGACGACGTCCGATCCGACGCTGACTAAGGTCCCATAAGGGTAGGTGTGGCCAGATTTGTTGGCTCTCTTCGTATCTGGATAGTTGTTGTGTAAATTAAGACTAGATCGGAAACGCGCCTTGGCGCATGGTGCCTGGCTGAACGTGTTGTCCCAGCATTTAAACAAATGAAGTGTTGTTGCTACTCGGTATGGGTCACTTGTCAAAGTATGGCATAAAGCAAGGCAATCACATTtaccaaatgcaaataaaatatgaggaATTTTGTCAGTACAACCATTCGTCTGGAAGTTCATAGAAAATGAAAATATATACTTGTGCCAAAAATGAGCAAGGTCGATCAATCCACATCAAGTTCGATACAGATACCATACCTTTCATACAGCAAAAGCAAGCCACGGCAGCAATGTGAGACAAAGAACCTACTTAATTCAACAGAAGCATATTTTTTGATAGATCCACCTGAGCGTCTTGACGTTCGACCTTTCATATGCCACATCATATGAACCTGCTATGAGTAGTTTGTTCAGTCACTTAGTTATTGTCGCTCTTTCGTCCACATCTTTCATCAGATGGACCTGCTTCATGGCGCATCCATCACCCTCCCAACATGACACAATCCAGGTAGAGATTAGAGTAGACCATATTTTGTTAAAAGGATATATAAACTGGTTAGCAGTTCATGCAGTCCTATAACCCATCATATAATTTACCTAAATAGTGATACTTTTGTGCTGAATGAACAATGCAGAAGACACGAACAATACATGCATTGGTAAATAACTAAATGTGTGCTACCAACATGACTTGAAAGGCAGAAGACATGCCTTAAAAtaaattcatttaagaaaaatatgacTAAAATTCAATGGACAGATTTAATCTGCTCCCACATGTATGTAACAGTAACGTGTAGCTTGTATGGAGAAGAAAAGAAAGCGGGTCACATAATCATAATAAAAGATAACTGAAGATTTAGCAGAAACATATGACTAAAAATTAATGAACTGAAGAAAGCAGGTCACATGATCGTATTCAGAGCACAGACTAAAAGGTAAGTAGGAAAGCCTTAGCAGAACAAATGCTGCCTAGTGTCCTACAGATCTATGCCGCGGCTTACCGCGCGTTGCCCGCTAAACAACTTGCAACCAAATATGAATAATCACTTTGATATGAATAAATAATGGTAGCCGTTAAGGTCACTTTACTCAAATACTTCACATAGGAATATTTAAATCTATCTATACATAAAAGA encodes:
- the LOC119346974 gene encoding transcription factor ILR3-like, producing the protein MSCGGVGHGGWLLDYGLVEEEIQASDFIYMVDDPPVSSVILGFDAPRREDAAAAAQDNSGAKKRSRPESSAQPGTKACREKLRRDRLNERFSELCAVLEPGKPPKADKVAILSDATRLLDQLRAEAQKLKASNESLQDSIKSLKSEKSELRDEKTKLKAERERLEQMLKGVSAAAAAAPRQFVPHPAAAAAPQFHPAAAYAHAGKFVPAYAAGYPPPAAFWQWIPPTSLDTSKDPAHWPPVA